Part of the Salmo trutta chromosome 5, fSalTru1.1, whole genome shotgun sequence genome is shown below.
tgacatagactaaccaggtgaatccaggtgaaagctatgatcccttattgaaatacatgaaggggaggagacaggttaaagaataacaggttaaagaataatttgagacatggattgtgcatgtgtgccattcagaaggtgaatggtcaagacaaacaatttaagtgcctttgaacagagtatggtagtaggtgccaggcacactggtttgagtgtgtgaagaactgcaatgctgctgggtttttcacactcaatagtttcccgtgtgtatcaagaatggtccaccaaccaaaggacatccagccaacttgacacaactgtgggaagcattggagtcaacatgtgccagcatccctgtggaacgctttcgacaccttgtggagtccatgccccgatgaattgaggctgttctgagggcaaaaggggtgcaactcaatattaggaaggtgttcctaattttttgtacactcagtgtatatattttttgaaatacATTTACAATTTATAATCTTACCTTTCTCAAGATTAGCCTGTCTGGCTTTGAGCTGTTGGATCTCAGCGAGTAAATGGCTGATCacactgtttcctccagcatctgaaAGAACATGACACATTTCTCTATCACTGTCTATGTTCTGGATTGCACCTCAACAAGTACTATCCAAAAAGGTCAAGGACTGTTGGTTACCTCCTGGCTCCCCTATCTCCCCTTTAGGTCCAGCTGGCCCCACATCACCAGGGGGTCCCTGTGCCCCTATTCCTCCTAAAATAACATAAAACCACATACATTTAATCTTGTACAGATCATTCCTcaaacatgttattttttttgtattgggAACTGTGCCATGCCTTGATGCTAGTTAACACATTCTTTAATGTCCCCTACCAGGGAGTCCTTTCTCTCCCTTGGGTCCTGTGACTCCGTCATGCCcgtccctcccatctctcccagGCAGACCGTTATGACCAGGTGTGCCAGGAACACCGGGATAAGCTGGGCAGCTCGGGCTGGAAGTGGGAAGGGGAGGGATCTGGGCTTCACTTGGCAGGTAGACAGTCAACTGTGAGGTCAGCAGAATGCTGAGAAACAACCGGGGCATCGCCATCTAGTGGTCTCTGAGGAGAACAGGCTCAGAGTCATTGGGATTGCATGGTGGAGGTAACATCAACCCAACCTCTTGCCTGCAAAAAGGCTATTTGGACACTCTTGGTTGAAAACAATATTTAATTTCAGAATTATTAATATGCATTACCATTTTTCCCGACAGTAGAAGAACTGATTTTCGCTCGCTGCATGAAACAGAAGCGTGCTTTTTCACTTCTCACAGTGAAGCTTGCTTATTAAAGTCACATCATGTTTTAttagtattctacataacagaaCCTAATACAATAGCATATAGTATAAACTggctggttcgagccctgaatgctgattggctgacagccatggtatattagccatataccacacctcctctggccttattgcttaagtataacGTTACTCTTAGACCAAAAACACATTTTAGGACAGGGGTGTCCGGAGTCATTTTGCCCCGGGGGACACATTCGGTCTTCAATGAGGTCCAGACGGCTGCACTGAAAATTGGTTATTTCCTTGCATTCAAAATCTGCAGATTTGTTTCCCTCTATCCATAGTTTGGGGTTATTTTCGATGAACCCCGACTGTCTagtgattattagcgagctggacaGTCAAGACACTGTATGAATACAGGTCCATCATCACTTCTACACAGTT
Proteins encoded:
- the LOC115194534 gene encoding pulmonary surfactant-associated protein D; this translates as MAMPRLFLSILLTSQLTVYLPSEAQIPPLPTSSPSCPAYPGVPGTPGHNGLPGRDGRDGHDGVTGPKGEKGLPGGIGAQGPPGDVGPAGPKGEIGEPGDAGGNSVISHLLAEIQQLKARQANLEKAASFKVFQKAGDKYLVSNGVLGSFDEGLKFCNNFGATLVMPRNDVENQALSKFIVGASYGFLGATDRKTEGVWVDLNDEPLTYLDWLSGEPNSGGNGIEDCIATTTSGPWVDITCDANIVIICEI